The Vibrio crassostreae genomic interval CACCACCTAAGTTAGAAGAGTGGCCAGATATTACTTGGGAAGCAGGCGCGAATACACGCCGTGTTAACCTTGATGAGATTACTAAAGAAGACGTTCAAGAGTGGAAGACTGGCGAAACGGTTCTTCTATCAGGCAAGATCTTAACCGGTCGTGATGCAGCGCATAAGCGTATTCAAGGGATGCTTGAAAGTGGTGAAGGTTTACCAGAAGGCGTCGACCTGAAAGGTAAGTTCATTTACTACGTAGGCCCAGTTGATGCAGTAGGCGATGAAGCGGTAGGTCCTGCTGGCCCAACAACGTCTACTCGTATGGATAAGTTCACCGACATGATGTTAGAAGAAACCGGCATTATGGGCATGATTGGTAAAGCAGAGCGCGGCCCTGCAACGGTTGAGTCAATCAAACAACATAAATCGGTTTACCTGATGGCGGTTGGTGGTGCAGCTTATTTAGTGGCTAAAGCAATTAAAAAAGCACGTGTGGTTGCGTTTGAAGATCTCGGTATGGAAGCGATCTACGAGTTTGAAGTTGAAGACATGCCGGTAACGGTTGCTGTTGACTCGAACGGCGTGAACGCGCACCAGATCGGCCCTGACACGTGGAAAGTGAAAATTGCTGAAGCTGAAAAAGCATAATTTACCGAAGTCAAAAGTCGTAACAGGCGCTAGCTTCAGCGTTTGAATTGCAATTTTTGACAGAAAGTTAAAGACAAAAGTGCAGCATTATCTGCACTTTTGTCATATTATCAATGATATAGTGATAAACACATAGTTTGATATAAGAATATAGGAGAGAGGAATGCCTCGTTTTATTCAGATCCTACAGATTATCTTGGCAGTGGTGATTGGTGCTTTTGTTGGCTACGACCTGATCTTGAAAGGGATCAGTATCTTTGATAATAAATACGTGACGATTACCTGTGCACTTTGGCTAATCGCAGAGATTGCACTGTTTGTTATCTACAAGTTGATTGAAGACGATTAAACGTCGGATATCGTGCAAAAATTTTAAAGCCCCTGATTATGAATGTAGTCAGGGGCTTTTATTCATCTAGCATTAAGAATGTGTATTGCATACTAATCACCATAAGCATAAGCATACAATCTATCCCATCTGGGAAAGAACATAGGCTTGCCTCGCTATTATCATAATCAGCTAGCCTAATTATCACGGAGTCGTTCAAATGAAACACCTAACTCAAGAAATGAGTGACTTTATAAGCAGAGGAACGGATTCTCATATTCGAGTAGCGGTCACGGGGCTCTCTCGTGCGGGTAAGACAGCATTCATTACTTCGCTGGTCAATCAGCTTCTTCATACGTCTACCCATAAAAACCTACCACTGCTTGCATCGGCGAGAGATGGAAGAATTATTGGTGCAAAGCGGATCCCTCAACACAACATGATGATTCCACGTTTCTCATATGATGAAGCGATGGAGTCGTTGAATGCACAGCCACCAGAATGGCCGGTGCCAACGCGTGATGTCAGTGAGATTCGTCTAGCTATCAAATATAAGCCAGCGAAGGGCGCAAAAAAACTACTGAGTAAAAACAGCACCCTTTATCTCGATATTGTCGATTACCCAGGCGAATGGCTGCTTGATTTACCCTTACTGGATATGGATTTTGAAACCTGGAGTCAGTCTCAATTCGCTGCGTTGAAAGGGGATAGAGAAACCTATTCGCAAGAGTGGAACGTAATGCGTGGTGATATCGACTTGCTAGCAGAAGCGGACGAAAAGAAACTGGTCGCGATTGCCGATAGCTACACCCAGTACCTTCATACTTGTAAAAGTAACGGACTGCATTGGGTACAGCCGGGTCGATTCGTATTACCCGGTGAGCTTGAAGGCGCGCCTGTGCTGCAATTCTTCCCGTGTATCGCACCTGAGGGTAAGTTCTCAAAAACAAGTAACTATGCGGTACTGAAAGCGCGTTATGAAGAGTATCAACAGAAGGTAGTGAAAGCGTTCTACAAGAATCACTTCGCGACGTTCGACAGACAAATCGTGTTGGTGGATTGCTTGCAGCCACTCAATGCGGGTTATGACTCTTTCATGGATATGCGTGGTGCACTTGAACAGTTATTGAAGAGCTTTAAGTACGGTCGAAGCAATATCTTAAGACGCTTATTCGCGCCGAAGATCGACAAGATCTTGTTTGCAGCCACTAAAGCTGACCATGTGACACCGGATCAACATCCGAACTTGGTGTCACTGTTACAACAGATGGTTCATCCGGCTTGGCAGCAGGCGGCATTTGAACACATCGACATGAGTTGTATGAGCATTGCGTCTATTCAAGCGACCAGCGCGGGTTATATCTCGTCGGGATCCGACAATGTTCCGGCGTTGCAAGGTGTGACTTTGGATAATGTCCCTCAAACCATGTATCCGGGAGAAGTGCCGCGTAAGTTGCCCAATAAACAGTATTGGGAAACCAACCAGTTTGATTTCACGAGCTTTAGACCGATGGAGCAACATTCTGATGAGCCTTGCCAACATCTAAGAGTCGACAAGGTTTTAGAGTATCTCATTGGCGACAAGTTGAAGTAATTGAGGCAATCAAAATGAGTGAATTAAAAACAAAGCAGGTCTTTGATGAACCGTTGAAGACCTCTTTTGATGAGCGAGACAAGAGCGAAGTTGGCCCGGATTTAGGCGCTCAACAACTGTTCACAGAGCAAGAGAAATTTGTCCCAGTTGCACCGCAAGTGGAAGCCGATCTTGATGGTGAAGCTGAACAGCAATTGGAACAAGTGATTCGACCGAGTAAAAAGAAGAAGTGGTTTGGAACGGGTCTATTGATCGCTTTTTCTGGCCTCGTTGGATGGCAAGCAATTGATTCGGTCATTACCGCGATTCAAACTGCTGACTGGCTTGCATTAGGTTGGGCAGGCTTTATTGCTGCCATTGCTTCATTGGGTTTAGGCGCAATAGGCAAAGAGCTATGGAAACTGCGCTCGCTTAAAGACCACTTTAGTGTGCAAGAGCAGAGTGAAGAGCTCTTGCAAAGCCAAAGTGTCGGCAAGGGTAAAGCGTTCTGTGAAAACATCGCCAAGCAAGGCGGTATTATTGCTGAGTCACCTTCGTACGATAAGTGGCGAAACAGCATTAACCCAGCACACAGTGATGCAGAAGTGTTGGATATGTACGATGCGTTGGTTGTTGCTCAGCAGGATAAAGTGGCTACTCAAATCGTCACTAAGTTCTCGACCGAATCGGCGGCTTTGGTTGCAGTGAGTCCATTGGCTGCTGCTGATATGTTGCTGGTGGCGTGGCGTAATTTCACCATGATAGACAAGCTTGCTGATGTGTATGGCATCGAGCTTGGCTACTGGTCTCGTATTAAGCTATTTAAACTGGTGTTAATCAACAT includes:
- a CDS encoding YcjX family GTP-binding protein, with protein sequence MKHLTQEMSDFISRGTDSHIRVAVTGLSRAGKTAFITSLVNQLLHTSTHKNLPLLASARDGRIIGAKRIPQHNMMIPRFSYDEAMESLNAQPPEWPVPTRDVSEIRLAIKYKPAKGAKKLLSKNSTLYLDIVDYPGEWLLDLPLLDMDFETWSQSQFAALKGDRETYSQEWNVMRGDIDLLAEADEKKLVAIADSYTQYLHTCKSNGLHWVQPGRFVLPGELEGAPVLQFFPCIAPEGKFSKTSNYAVLKARYEEYQQKVVKAFYKNHFATFDRQIVLVDCLQPLNAGYDSFMDMRGALEQLLKSFKYGRSNILRRLFAPKIDKILFAATKADHVTPDQHPNLVSLLQQMVHPAWQQAAFEHIDMSCMSIASIQATSAGYISSGSDNVPALQGVTLDNVPQTMYPGEVPRKLPNKQYWETNQFDFTSFRPMEQHSDEPCQHLRVDKVLEYLIGDKLK
- a CDS encoding YcjF family protein — translated: MSELKTKQVFDEPLKTSFDERDKSEVGPDLGAQQLFTEQEKFVPVAPQVEADLDGEAEQQLEQVIRPSKKKKWFGTGLLIAFSGLVGWQAIDSVITAIQTADWLALGWAGFIAAIASLGLGAIGKELWKLRSLKDHFSVQEQSEELLQSQSVGKGKAFCENIAKQGGIIAESPSYDKWRNSINPAHSDAEVLDMYDALVVAQQDKVATQIVTKFSTESAALVAVSPLAAADMLLVAWRNFTMIDKLADVYGIELGYWSRIKLFKLVLINMAAAGASELAIDASMDLVSMDLAGKVSARAGQGLGVGILTARLGLKAMTLLRPMPWHNERKVKLADLRKAVLSEIKRITLK